A region of the Arenibacter antarcticus genome:
AGATCAAGGTACCGGCATGCCCGATTCCTACCCACCAAACAAAGTTGGTAATATCCCAGGCCCAGCCTATTGTCTTATTTAATCCCCAGGTTCCGATACCAGTAGATATCGTGTAGATTATACAACCAACCCCCCAAAGAAATGCCGCCAAGGCAATGGAAAATACAATCCACCAATGCTTATTGGCCTTTCCTTCTACCGGAGCTGCGATATCCACAGTTACATCGTGGTAACTTTTGTCTCCAAGTACTAAGGGTTTTCGTATAGGTGCTTCGTAATGCGACGCCATAATTTAATATATAGTTACGTTCCTTTTTATTTTTTGATTAAGCTTCTTCTGTATTTCTCACTTTTGTGTGATAAAATACATTTGGTCTTGTTCCAATGTATTCAAGAAGGTGATACATACGCTCACTTTCCTTCAATTCCGTAATCTTGCTCTCCTTATCATTTATATCTCCAAAGACCATTGCTCCGTTACCACAGGCAGCCGAACAAGCAGTCTGAAATTCTCCATCCTCAATAACACGACCATCACGTTTGGCGTCTAAAATAGTCTTTTGCGTCTTTTGGATACACATAGAGCATTTCTCCATCACCCCTCTAGACCTTACGGTAACATCTGGGTTGATGACCATTTTACCTAAATCGTTGTTCATATGATAATCAAACTCATCATTATCACTGTACAAGAACCAGTTAAACCTTCTCACTTTATACGGACAGTTGTTTGCACAATACCTAGTACCTACACATCTGTTGTAAGCCATTTGGTTTTGCCCTTGACGTCCGTGCGATGTTGCCGCAACAGGACAAACTGTCTCACATGGAGCATGGTTACAGTGCTGGCACATAACCGGCTGAAAAACCACTTGTGGGTTTGTAGCTGGATCCTCCATCTCGCCAAAACCGCCCAAGGATCCCTTATCGCCGAACAGACCATCAAATTCATCCTTCTTAGTAATATCTCCTGCAAAAGTATCCTCAGAAGAATAATACCTATCGATACGCAACCAATGCATATCCCTAGATTTTCTCACTTCTGATTTCCCTACCACCGGCACGTTGTTTTCAGCGTGACAAGCAATTACACAAGCCCCACACCCGGTACAGGCATTAAGATCAATAGACAAGTTAAAGTGATGCCCAATTGAGCGATCAAAACTATCCCAAAGATCAACACTTGTTGCCGGAACTTCCTGATGATCCAAGGACACTACAGGTTTTGGATTCCACTCCTTGGCATCTTTAGTATTAAATATTTCTAGAGTAGTCTCTTTTATAATATCCCCCCTACCCATTAAAGTCCCATGCAACTGCACACTAGCAAATTCGTGCATTCCAGAGGTCCTCTCTAAGCTTACATTTTGGGTTTTGGAGAAGTTTTTATACAGAACATAAGCATTAACCCCAGTCTGCATTTCACTCTTCATACCCACTGTTTTCCCATAACCAAAGGAAAGCCCTATAGAACCAGGAGCTTGCCCAGGCTGTATAATTACTGGAACATTCTCAACAGAAACACCATCTACGGTAAGCGTAACATAACTGCCATTAAGACCACCATTAGCAGAATTATCATTAATCAACCCCAAATCAGCTGCATCTACCTTGGAAACCGTAACATAGTTATCCCAAGAAATTCTGGTCAATGGATCCGGAAACTCTTGTAACCATGGATTACCAGCTTGCTGACCATCACCCATCCCAATTTTGGGATACAAGGTAAGCTCCATACCCTCAGCATTTGCTCCGGATAGACCGGACAACGCAGAAGCCAATGGAATTAAAGCTGCATTACTAGCGTTACTGTTTTCGGACGCACTCTCTTCAACTACAGATACACCTTCTGAAACAAATACACCATCGTGCAATGTTTGGTTCCAGTCAGCATCTGCCAATATATTAGTATCCCATGTTTCCCTTATATAATCATAATAAGAAACATCCTTATCCATCCATTTAAGCAAAGCCGTTTGAAACTGTCTTGAATCGAACAATTCCTTAATAGTAGGCTGCATTAAACTATAGTATCCTTTTTTAAACTGTGCATCTCCCCAAGATTCCAAATAGTGATTGGATGCTCCTACATACTGAACCACTTCCGTAGTATCAGTAGCATTCATAGAGAAGGCCAATGTTAGGTCCACATTTTGTACTGACTCCACAAAATCGGCCGCATTCGGTAAGGCGTACACTGGATTGACACCATCCATAAATAATGCTCCTACTTTACCGGACTTCATATCCGCCATAAGCGCATTTACAGCAGCATTACTCCCCTGTCTCACATATTTAGGAGCAGAAGCGTCAAACACCTTACTTCCCAACAGCTCATTTATCGCAAGCACTACAGCCTGTGCATTCACATCATCTATACCCGACACAACCACCGAGTTTGATTTATTTTTCAAGACTTGTGCTGCTGCGGCATCCAAGGCCGTTTTTGCATTATCAGACAAACTACCAGCAGAAGCGGAAGTACCATTCAACTTAGCATAGAAATAAGCCAAAGCCACTTTCTGTTGCGAAGGGGTTAACGGCACCCTCTTATCAGCGTTTGCACCAGTTAAGGACAAATTAGCCTCGAACTGTATATGCCTAGACATCTTACCTTTTTTAGGCACACGACCTCTAGAATAACCACTATCATAGCCACCACCTTGCCAATCCCCAAGGAAATCAGCTGCGAAAGAAACAATAAGGTCTGCCTTTTCAAAATCATAATCCGCCAATGCTCTTTCGCCGTACTTGGCCTCAAAAGCAGATAAGGCTGCATCTTCAGAAATAGCATCATAGGTCACATGATCCACATTTCCATAAACCGTTTTAAACTCTTCAATCAATCTAGAAGTAGATGGACTTGCATAAGTTTGCGTTAAAAGTGCGATTTTTTTAGTAGAATTCTTTAAGGAATTTAATTTGGCTTTTACCGCGGCATCAACATCACTCCAAGCCACAGGCTCTCCATTAAAGGAAGGCCCCTGCAAACGAGTACTGTCATATAAACTCAATACCGAAGCATTAACACGGGCATTGGCAGAACCGCCCACCTTTGCTTCCACATTATTTTCAATTTTAATAGGACGCCCTTCACGTGTTTTAACTAAAACACTTGCAAAGTCGAACCCATCAGCAATAGTGGTAGCATAGAAGTTAGCCACACCGGGAATAATATTATCCGGCTTCACTACATAGGGAATGGATTTCATTACCGGACCTTCACATGCGGCAATAGACGCAGCTGCAGTACTAAATCCCACATATTTTAGAAAATCCCTCCTATTGGTAGAGGTAGAAGCCAAAGCTTCCTTATCTCCCAAAAACTCATCTACCGGAATATCTTCGGTAAACTCATTTTGCCTTAGCGTCTCAACAATGGAATCGTTCGGATTTAACTCCGCCTCACTTTTCCAATATTTCTTATTTGATGACATATTGATATATCTGAAATTATCTTGTAAATAGTTTTCTTAATAGTGACACTTACCACATTCCAATCCGCCCATTTGAGCAGCTGTTAGCTTTTCCACTCCGTATTTCTGAGAAAGTTCGGCATGGATTTTTTCATAATACTCATTACCTTCTACTTTTATATCGGTCTGTCTGTGGCAATCAATACACCAGCCCATGGTAAGCGGAGCATGCTGCTCCATAATTTCCATTTCCTGAACAGGACCATGACAAGTCTGACATTCTACACCTGCTACAGAAACGTGCTGAGAGTGATTAAAGTAAGCGAAATCCGGAAGATTGTGAACCCTCACCCATTCTACCGGCTTTGTCTCACCAGTGTAACGTTGATTCTCCTCATCCCAACCTACTGCTTCATATAATTTTTTAATTTCACCTGTATAAAACTCATTGGTATACCCATTGGCAAGATCCTCCTGACTAGGCCCATCAGGACCACCCGTGTATTCATAAATAGATTTATGACAATTCATACACAAATCCAAGGAAGGAATTCCAGCAGTTTTAGAAACCCTAGCTGAAGAATGACAGAACTTACACTCAATTTCGTTATCCCCTGCATGTATTTTATGCGAGTAGTGAATAGGCTGAATTGGCGCATATCCTTGATCGATACCCACCTGCATCATCCATCCATATGCAAAATATGCAGCACTCAATAAAAGAAAGACAGTAAACACCAATACCAAAAACTGATTTT
Encoded here:
- a CDS encoding TAT-variant-translocated molybdopterin oxidoreductase → MSSNKKYWKSEAELNPNDSIVETLRQNEFTEDIPVDEFLGDKEALASTSTNRRDFLKYVGFSTAAASIAACEGPVMKSIPYVVKPDNIIPGVANFYATTIADGFDFASVLVKTREGRPIKIENNVEAKVGGSANARVNASVLSLYDSTRLQGPSFNGEPVAWSDVDAAVKAKLNSLKNSTKKIALLTQTYASPSTSRLIEEFKTVYGNVDHVTYDAISEDAALSAFEAKYGERALADYDFEKADLIVSFAADFLGDWQGGGYDSGYSRGRVPKKGKMSRHIQFEANLSLTGANADKRVPLTPSQQKVALAYFYAKLNGTSASAGSLSDNAKTALDAAAAQVLKNKSNSVVVSGIDDVNAQAVVLAINELLGSKVFDASAPKYVRQGSNAAVNALMADMKSGKVGALFMDGVNPVYALPNAADFVESVQNVDLTLAFSMNATDTTEVVQYVGASNHYLESWGDAQFKKGYYSLMQPTIKELFDSRQFQTALLKWMDKDVSYYDYIRETWDTNILADADWNQTLHDGVFVSEGVSVVEESASENSNASNAALIPLASALSGLSGANAEGMELTLYPKIGMGDGQQAGNPWLQEFPDPLTRISWDNYVTVSKVDAADLGLINDNSANGGLNGSYVTLTVDGVSVENVPVIIQPGQAPGSIGLSFGYGKTVGMKSEMQTGVNAYVLYKNFSKTQNVSLERTSGMHEFASVQLHGTLMGRGDIIKETTLEIFNTKDAKEWNPKPVVSLDHQEVPATSVDLWDSFDRSIGHHFNLSIDLNACTGCGACVIACHAENNVPVVGKSEVRKSRDMHWLRIDRYYSSEDTFAGDITKKDEFDGLFGDKGSLGGFGEMEDPATNPQVVFQPVMCQHCNHAPCETVCPVAATSHGRQGQNQMAYNRCVGTRYCANNCPYKVRRFNWFLYSDNDEFDYHMNNDLGKMVINPDVTVRSRGVMEKCSMCIQKTQKTILDAKRDGRVIEDGEFQTACSAACGNGAMVFGDINDKESKITELKESERMYHLLEYIGTRPNVFYHTKVRNTEEA
- a CDS encoding c-type cytochrome, whose product is MKKVPYRNLISKVLGVSLVVVLLLSNSLFAQETAAASSGDADAAKGKQLFNQNCAACHSLTRNMTGPPLAGVGEKYEREWLYQWIKNSSALIKSGDADAVKIYNEYNQAMMTPFPTLSNADIDNILAYTDAPAAVPAAGAAAADGNESGAGSGSGISNEVILGGLIAIFGLLVMMLVLVNKTLRKIAEANGVSMVKEKSEKRLPLWKAFAKNQFLVLVFTVFLLLSAAYFAYGWMMQVGIDQGYAPIQPIHYSHKIHAGDNEIECKFCHSSARVSKTAGIPSLDLCMNCHKSIYEYTGGPDGPSQEDLANGYTNEFYTGEIKKLYEAVGWDEENQRYTGETKPVEWVRVHNLPDFAYFNHSQHVSVAGVECQTCHGPVQEMEIMEQHAPLTMGWCIDCHRQTDIKVEGNEYYEKIHAELSQKYGVEKLTAAQMGGLECGKCHY